The Haloferax sp. Atlit-12N region CTCGGGGATGATATTCGTCGCGGCGGTCCTGACCGGCGTCATCATCCACTTCGTCTTCCTCGGCGCGGGGCTCATTCCGGCGCCCGAGAGCGTCCAAATCGCCGAGGTGAGCATCGAGGCGGACTACAAACTCGCGTTGAACGTGTTCGCCACCGTCCTGTTCGGCGTCCTCTACTGGCTCCACCGCTCGGAGTCGGTCGGCGACGACAGCCACGGCGGTCGCGGCGAGGCGGCACAGGCCGGCGACTAAGCCGGTAACTCGACGCACGACCCGCAAAAAACGAAGTCGGGTCCCCCGGAACCGCCGAATCCTCGGCTTACGCCTCGAGGTGTTCGATACCCTGCTTCGAGACGTTCGCCCGAGTGACGTAGTCGTCCATCCACTCGGGGGCGTCATCGTCTTTCTCCTCGGTCCACGCCCACCCCTCGTAGATGTGGACGCGGTCGGTCCCGCGCTCGCGGAGCCTGAGCGTCGCTTTCCCGTCGATGTCGTCGGGGCCCGGGGCGGGGTGAAGTCGTCGAGCGGCCTTCAGGGCTGCCTGCCGGGGATACGTTCCGCTGAACACGCTCGTCTCCTCGCCGTCTTCGACGAGGACGAAGTTTCGCTTGCCGTCTTCTCGTACCATGCTTGTCCCTACCACGCACTCCGAATTAGTAGTTCGTGTCGCCGCGGGGCGCGGCGCACCTTCGAATGGAGCCGACGGCACCGACTCCGCGCGGGGTTACAACAGCGCGTCGAGGCGGTTCAGATGGAAGTCGAGCGCGGCCGCCCCGGTCCGCTCGGGATAGCCGGGACGGGTGACTTCTCCCGCCGAATCGACCGCCGAGTGGACGACGGCGGCGACCCGATAGGCGCGTGGTACCGACGGGAGCGGCCGGACCGACTCGTAGCCCGCGCGGAACGCCCGGCGGAGCGGCGCACCGTCTTCGACGTACCAGTCGGCGACGAGGTGTTCGACCTTGGCGACGGCGAGCCCCGGCGCGGCGGCCATCGGCTGTCCCCAGTCGAGCACGGCGGTCACGCGGCCGTCGGCGACGAGCGCGTTCCCGGGTCTGAAATCCCACGGATAGAGGCTCGCCGGCGGGTTCGCGGGGAGCGAGGCGGCCGCGACGGCGTCCGCCAATTGCTCTCGAATCCCGTCGAACGCGGCCGGAAGCGCGGTGATTCCCTCGCGGGCGTAGGCGGAGAACCACGTCTCCCAGTCGCTGTCGTCGGCGCTCGCGGCGTCGAACCCGCGGTCGGTCAGCGAGTCGGAAGCATCGCCGCCGTCGGCCCGCGGTCTCCCGGGAGCCGACCGTCCGAGCCGACCGTACCCCCCGAAAGAGAACGCTTCGTGAAGCTGGCCGAGGCCGACGCCGAACGACCGAGCCACGCGACGTTGGGTCGCCGAATCGAGCGAGACGAACCGCTCGTGGAGCTCGTCGCCGGCGGCGCGCGCTACGACGACGTACCCGAACCCGTCGACCGCGCCCGACGCGAGGACGCGGGGAACCGGAATCGTCGTGCGCTCGCGGACCGCCCGCGAGAGGTCGGATTCGAGGGCTAGCGCCGCGGCGTCGGTTGCCGTCTGGACGACGACTTCCCCGCCGTCGGCGAACGTCGCCACCGCGGTCCGCTTGTGGTTCCCGTTCGGAACGCGGGCCGTCGCCGTGACGCGTCGCTCGGGAAACTCGCGGGCGAGTACGGTTCCGACGGGGTCCATGGAACCACTCTAAGGGCGACGCCAACAAAGGTCCAGCGGACGGTTCCCGCATGGCCGACCGCGGGGGACCGTCACGGACCGCCGTCTAGAATCGCAGAAAACTCGGTGAGCGACCGGAGGACGTACGCCGGGGCGTGAGAGGTCGGGTCCAGGTCGCCCTCAGTACCCGTTTCGACCGGGCACCACGCGGCGTCGAGACCGGCGCGGTGGGCTCCGTCAACGTCGAATTCCAGCGAGTCACCGACGTGGAGGCTCGCGTTCGCCTCGGCGTCGAGGTCGGCGAGCGCCCGGTCGAACGGGTCGGGATGGGGTTTTCGCCGCGGCATATCACCCGCGAAGACGACCGCATCGAACGCGTCGGCGATGCCGAGCGCGTCGAGTTTGATAGACTGCCGGCGCTCGGGGCCGTTGGTGACGAGGCCAACGGACGCGTGGTCGCGGGCGGCGGCGAGTGCAGCCTCGGCACCGGGGCGGAACGAGACCGCCGAGTGGTCGACCGTCTCGACGAACCCGCGGGCCAGTGCCCGAACGTCGACCTCACGGTCGTGTTTGGCCGCGACGCGCTCGAAGCCGTCCGCGAGGTAGCCCTCGTGGTCGTCGTGGTCCGGCGGGCCGTCGAGCGCGGTCCAGAGGTCCGACGGCTCGCCGAAGCGGTCGAGACCGGCGGCGTCGAACGCGCCGGCGTAGACGGTCTCGCCGCTCTGGTCGTTCGTACAGAGCGTGTTGTCGAGGTCGAAGAGAATCGCGTCGAACGGTGCCACAGTCTCTCTTGGAGCGGCGGCGGTAAAACCTCGTCCACGGGTGATGCCGTCCGCGGCGGCGGCCAGACGCCGCGAGCCACGGGCAGTCACAGACCTACCTCAGAAGCCCTTGCCGAGCAGTTCGCGGGCGATGATGTTCTTCTGAATCTCCGTGGTTCCCTCGTAAATCTGCGTGATTTTCGCGTCACGGTAGAGCCGCTCGACGTCGTGGTCGTTGACGAAGCCGGCCCCGCCGTGAATCTGAACGGCCTCGTCGGCCACGTCGGTGGCGACGTTCGAGGCGAACTCCTTGGCCATCGACGCGAGCGCGGTCAGTTGGTCCTCGTCGTTGTCGACGCTCCACGCAGACTTGTAGGTCAACTGCCGGGCGGCCTCGGTCGCGGTGTGCATCTCCGCGAGCTTGTGCTGAATCGCCTGGAAGTCGCCGATGGAGCGGCCGAACTGCTCGCGCTCTTTGGCGTAGTCGAGCGCCCGCTCGCAGGCACCCTTGGCGATGCCGACCGCCTGCGCGGCCACCGCGGTCCGGGTCTCGTCGAAAAACTGCATGAGCTGGAGGAAGCCCATCCCCTCGGTGCCGACGAGGTTCTCCTCGGGCACGCGCACGTCGTCGAAGACGAGTTCGGCCGTGTCGCTGGCGCGGATGCCCATCTTTCCGGTTATCTTGTCCGCGGAGAACCCGTCGCGGTCGGCCTCGACGATAATCTGCGAGAAACCCGCGTAGCGGTCGTCCGCGTCGGGGTCTGTCCGGCACATGACGACGAAGTAGTCGCCGACACTCCCGTTCGTTATCCACATCTTGGTGCCGTTTATCACCCACTCGTCGCCGTCTTTCTCGGCGCGGGTGCGCACCGAGGTTACGTCGGAGCCCGCCTGCGGCTCGCTGATGGCTGCGCCCATGACGGACTCGCCCTCCGTAATCGGCGGCAGGAAGCGCTCCTTCTGGTCGTCGGTGCCGAAACTGATGATGGCCTCCGCGCCGAACCCGGCGCTCGTGATGCAGAGCCCGATTCCGGGGTCGACCGCGAACAGCTCCTCGGTGACGAGCGCGTTCTCCAGCGACGAGTAGCCGACGCCGCCGTACTCGACGGGGAAGTGCGCCCCAGTCAGCCCCATCTCCGACGCCTTGCGGACGACCTCAGCGGGGTACTTCTCGGCCTCGTCGTACTCCCCCGCGACCGGTGCGACCTCGTTTTCGGCGAACCGTCGAACCTCCTCGCGGATGGCCCGCTGTTCGTCCGAGAGCGAATAGTCCATGATTGTTAATAACATACATGGCCGATAACAGTTGTCACACAGCGAGAAACGTGCGGCGAGTTGATTCGGCTGTCGGGGCGTCAGGCGGTCGAACGGGGTGGGTCAGTCAGCCAACCGGGTCGGCTCAGTCCGCGGCTTCGACGGTCGCGAGCGGGAGGTCGATGACGAAGACGCTCCCCCGCGGCTCGTTGTCCTCGATATGCACGGTGCCGCCGAAGTTCGAGACGATGGTCTCGACGAGGTAGAGGCCCGTTCCGGTGCCGGGGCTTTCGAGCCCCTTCGCGCCCTTCCCGAAGACGACCGACTTCTGTTCGTCGGAGATGCCGGGTCCGTCGTCGGCGATGCGGACGGTGACGCCCTCGTCGTCCGCGGTGCCCGAGACGACGATGGCCGGGCGGTCGCGGTCGCTGTGGACGACCGCGTTCTTCAGGACGTTCACGAACACCGAGTCGAGCAGGTCGTTGGCGAACACCGTCGCCGACGGGAGGTCACCGACCGTGAACGCCGCGTTCGGGTGGCCCTCGCGCACGTCTTCGACGGCCTCCCGGAGCACGTCGCCGACATCGAGGGCGCGGCGGCGCTCGTCGTCGTTCGTCGCGCGCATCAGCTGTCCGAGCACGTCGGTGAGGTCCACGGTGTTGAGCGCCCGCCGGAGCGCCGTCTCCAACTGCGACCGCGCCTCGTCGGACAGCGGTTCGTGGTTGAGGACGATGTCGATGTACGCCGTCACGAGCTGCATGTCGTTTCGGATGTCGTGGCGGACGATGCGGTTGAGCACTTCCAGTTCGTCGTTCCTCGACTCCAAGGCGAGTTCGTAGTGCTTCCGCGGCGTCACGTCTCGGACCGAAATCACCCAGCCGAGCGGGTCGCCGGCTTGGTCGAGCGGGATGCGCGTCAACTCGACGTAGCGCTCGTCCTCGACGAGCACGTCGCACGACGAGTGCTCGCCGTCGAGGTCGCCGTAGTTCGGGATGGCCTCGCTCGCCGGGCGGCCGAGGAGCGGGTCGCCGGTGCCCAACAGCGGACGGACGTGGTCGTTGACGTGGACGACGACCTCGTCGGCGTCGAGGACGACGAGGCCGTCGGCCGAGTGCGCGCCGGCGGTCGCGTACGCCAGCGGGAGGATGTCGAGGAGCTTGTAGCGGTAGACGGCGATGCCGAACGTCACCGAGGGGACCGCGAGCGAGGCGGGGATGAGATTGACACCGCCCGCGAGCGGCGGGGTGCCAGTGAGTTCGAGCGCGGCGACGACCGACGGCACGAGCATCCCGACGATGAGGAGCGTCGCCTGTGTCCGGTAGGGGCGGTCGAGTTCGAGGGCATACTGACCGATGATGCCGAGTCCGAGAAACAGCAGAACGAAGCCGTAGACGAGGCCGAACACGCTCACCGGGCCGTCGGCGACGGAGAGCACCGTCACGCCGTCGACGGTCGACAGCTTCCAGCCGGTGTAGCCCAACTCCAGCGGGTTGGTGAAGAGGACGACGAGGAACATCGCCGGGACGACGTACAGCGACGCGACGACGTGCCTGTCGAGCAGTTCCCGGCGGTCGGTGTACGCGAGAGCGAAGACGAAGAACGTCGGCGCGGCGGCCATCGCCCCGACGTGGAGGAACTTGTACGCGAGCAGTTTCGCGCCGGGGTCGACGAGGAACAGCTTGACCGCCGTCGTCGCGGTCCAGAGGGTGACGGCGGCCGTCAGCACGGCGAACGAGACGACGGTCGGGTTCCGCCCGCGGCGGCGGACGAACTGGACCGCGTAGGCGGAGAGGACGCCGGCGACCACCGCCGCGAAGACCATCGGGTAGGCGTAGGCGGTGTGCTGCCAGTTCATCGAACACCTCGCTCGTCAGTCACGGCTCGAGCGGTGCCCTCGGAGGCGTCGTCTCGGAGATGGTGCCCGGCATCGTTGACTATGGGCGGCGATACTCCGTCATCGGATAAAGAACTTCTCAGGGAAACCTCCCGACTACGGGAGCGCTTCTGCCGGGAGCGGGTCAGGCGTGCAGTTCCTCGTCGACGAGGTCGACCGCCCGGGAAATCGCGCCGACTGAGGTGAGATGGCCCGCTCCGACGGTGGCTTTCATCGCCTTCGCGGCCTTCCCGCGGAAGATGCTCGGGCCGACCTGCGCGACCGCGCCGTCGCCGACGGAGACGATCCAGCCGGGGACTTCGAATCGGTAGGGGTCGGGCCGCGGCGCGAAGTCGTTCCCGTCGCCGTCGAGTTCGAACTTGACCTGCGCCGCGACGTTGCCGGCGACGGTCTTCGCCTCGCGGAGGGCCGCGGAGGCGCTCGCCGGCACGGGTTCGCCGTCGGCGTCGACGGCGCGGGCCGCGTCGCCGACGACGAACGTCCGGCGGTCGAGTCGGAGGTCCGCCCTGACGGAGGGTCGCTCGCCGCCCATCGCGTCGTCGCCGGCGATGCCGCCCGTCCAGACGAGCAGGTCGTAGTCGATGTCGCCGGTGTCGGTCGCGACGGTCGCGTCCGTCACCGACTCGACGGCCGTCTCGGTCCGAATCTCGACGCCTCTGTCGAGGAGTTCGTCGCGGACCGCCCGCTGGAACGACTCGGCGAACGACGGCGCGACGGCGTCCAGTTGCTCGACGAGGACGATGTCGGCGTGCGCGTCCTCCTCGTCGCGGAGCGCGGCGAGTTCGCCCGCGACCTGCACGCCCGACAGCCCCGCGCCGCCGACGACGACGGTGCCGCCCTCGTCGCAGTCGTCGAAAAAGCGCTTGCGGATGGTCTCCGCGTCGGCGACGCGCTTCAGCGGGACCGAGTGGGCTTCGAGCCCGGGGATGCCGTAGTAGGCGGTCTCAGCGCCCAGACAGACCGCACAGTAGTCGTAGTCGAGGGCGTCGCCCTCGGCCAGTTCGACGGTCCGCGCGTCACGGTCCACCGCCGTCACGCGGTCGACGACGACCTCGGCGCGGTCGAGCGCCTCGTCGAGGGGGACCTGAATCGCGTCTGCGACCGCCGGCCGCCGAATCGCGCGGTGGACCTCGTGTTGGACGAGGTGGTGCGCGGAGTCGTTCACCACGGTCAGGTCGGCGTCGGCGGGGAGTCGGCGTTCGAGGTCACGGGCGAGCGTGAGGCCCGCGTACCCGGCACCGAGAACCAGGACACGCATGACTGACGGGTAGGGCGCGAGAGAAAAGAGGGTGACGGCGGGTGCAGCCGGTGCGTCCGCGACCGCTCAGAACAGCGCTTCGGACTCGTCGAGCACTTCGGCGGGGCCGCCGACGCCCCACACGTCGGTCTCGACGCCGCAGTCGGCGACGGCTTCCTCGACGCGGTCGACGTACTCCTCGGTGGTGTTGACGTAGACGCTCGCGCCGGTGTCGGTCGAGAAGTAGACCGGCACGTCCTCTTCGTTCCGGAGCCTGCGGACGGCGTTGAACACGGCGATGGTGCGCGGTTGCCAGTAGACCCAGCCGGCGGGGCCGGTCATCGTCGTCGCCGCGAGCGACAGCGAGTCGTGCTCGGCGAGTTCGAAGGCGGCGTCGAAGTCGGCGTCGTACAGAGCGTCGCGCATGTCGTCTATCTGGGCGTGGATGTGCGCCATCCGCGCCTGGAACATGTGGCTGTCGGCGGCCTCGGCGTGGGCCTGTTCGGTCTCCTTGTAGGCGGGGACGTGCGCGGCGACGATGCGCAGGTCGTCTTCGAGGTCGGTCTCGATGCGCTCGGAGCGACAGTCGGTGTCGTTCATCCCCGAGTAGAGGTGCGACACCGCGCCCGTGACGGCGCGGGCGGCGGACGCCGACCCGCGGCGGGCGATGGTCGAAACTTCGGGGCGCGTCATGTCGAGGCCGGCCGCCTCGCCGAGCGCCATCGCAGCCGCGGCGAACCCGGACGCCGACGACCCGAACCCGATGTTCGAGGGGAAGGAGTTCTCGCTTTCGAGGCGGACGCGGTGGTCGAAGTCGGCCAGTTCGCGGACCCGGTCGACGACGGCTTGGATGCGCTCCGCGCCGCGGCCTTCGACTTCCTCGCCGCCGATGACGTAGACGTCTTCGTCGGCGCCGGGGAGGAACTCGACGGTCGTCTTCGTGTGGCTCGGTGCCGTGCAGACGCTGATGCTGTCGTGGTACGGCATTCGGCGCTCCGTGTCTCGCATCCCGTGATACTTCACGAGGCCCTGAATCGGGTGGGCCTTGGCGGTGGCCTTCATGTTCGAACGCCCGTCGGACTCGGGGTTAAACGTCCCGATAGGTGTCGGCTCCGGCGGGTAACGAGTCCAGCAGGTCGGACGGGTACAGTCGGTCGGAAATCGAGTGCGCGCCGGCAGGACGGCTGGCGCGGGTCGGTCGCAACGGTGCGCAGGAAGGACGCACGTTCTCCCTCTCCAGCGGGAGGCGGTCAAGTTCGATGCAGTCGGTCGCTCGGTCGGTTACGTGGGTCGTCGTATCGTGTTGGCTGTCTCGTGGTTGAGTCGCTGGGTTCGTTCGATTGGTTGGTTGGGTTGGTCGAGTTCGGTGCGAGTGGTTCGTTACGGTGCGGTCGGTTCGTTGCTGTTCGGTCGGTCCGTTACGGTTCGATTGGTTGGCTGGTCGTTCGAGGTCGATGCGTGTGGTTCGTTGCTGTTCGTCGTCGTTCGATTGGTTCTCTCCGGCTATTCTGTGGACTCGGATTCGTGTCCTCGCTCCCAGACGTTCGTGACGCTCTCGCCTGTGGGTGGTGTGTGGCTGACGTCTCGCATCGTCGCATTCGGGCGGTCACTTGTGTTGCTCATGTGTTGCCTTGGTAGTTGCTACCACGTTTCGTGGATAAAGATTTCGGCGATGTTATATTACGACTTATTAGCATACTAGGAGATATGAGGGGCGAGTCGAGCCGGACCCGAACGCGGGTGGAGCGCACGCCTGAGGGACGGCGACTGGTCGTCTCCCGGCGGATTTCGGCTCCCGCGGCGGCAGCGTGGGACGTGTTGGTGTCGGTCGCCGACTGGCCCGACTGGGGGCCGAGCGTGTCGGCCGTCCGCGGCATCGACGGGCGCATCGAGGCAGGCAGTCGCGGCGAGGTCCGCGTCGCCGGCGTCTGGGTCCCGTTCAGCATCGAGACGTGCGACGACGAGTCCCGCCGGTGGACGTGGCGTGTAGTCGGGATTCCGGCGACGGGACACCGCGTGGAGTCGGTCGGGACCGACCGCTGCGAGGCGGCGTTCGAAGTGCCGATTCTCGCAGGGCCGTACGCCGCGGTCTGTGCGCTCGCGCTGCGCAGAATCGAACGGCTCGCGAAGCGTCGTGCTCGCGGTTGAGACGTGCTGCGGGTGAGACAGAACGAGCGAGTGACTGGCTCCGAGCGACGACTCAGAACGGGCCGAACAGGACGAGCGCGGCGACGACCGCCACGACGACGACGGCCGCGACGAGGAGCGCGAGCGCGCGACCGGAACCCGCGCCCGACGCGGCGTCCGCCTCGGCCGCGGTGCGGGCCTCTTCGGCGTCTATCTCGTTGACGATGTCCTCGAACTCCGGTTCGTGCGGCTCGTGGTACTCGTCGATGATAGCCTCGTCGAGGTCGGCGTCTTCGAGCGCCGCCACGAGGTCGGGAAGCGCCACGAGGTCGATGGGGCGCTCGACTTCGTCCGGGTCGACGAGGAGGTCGCGGTCGCCGTCCTCGTCGGGCTCGTCGAGCTGCTCGTCGGTCGCGAACGCGAGGGCGAGCGTCTCCGAGGCCTGCGCTTCGTCGCCAGTTGTCAGGAGTGTCCCAACGATGCCGCGGTCGTCGCAGCGCTCGGCGAACGCTTCGACGCTCCGGGCGTCGAACGCGGCTTCCACGTCTATCCAGACGACCTCGGTCGGTTGTGACTCGCCTTCGGGAGCCGCAAAGAGAAACGTCCGCCCGTCGCGGACGCTCCGTTTCGTTCGCTCCCCACGGGTCGCGCGGACCCGCTCGACGACGGTTGCCGCGTCATCAGTATCGAGAAACGAAAGCACGCTCGACAACGACACGTCGCTCATTGGTTCGAACGACTCTGTATCCCGCGATAAACCTTCGCGCCCCATTATCAATTCTCGATAACGGGCGGATCGTCGGAGCGGTTTCGTCGGAACGGGCTAGTCCGGACGGACGAGTTCGAACCGGTCGTCGGTCGTC contains the following coding sequences:
- a CDS encoding HAD family hydrolase, producing the protein MAPFDAILFDLDNTLCTNDQSGETVYAGAFDAAGLDRFGEPSDLWTALDGPPDHDDHEGYLADGFERVAAKHDREVDVRALARGFVETVDHSAVSFRPGAEAALAAARDHASVGLVTNGPERRQSIKLDALGIADAFDAVVFAGDMPRRKPHPDPFDRALADLDAEANASLHVGDSLEFDVDGAHRAGLDAAWCPVETGTEGDLDPTSHAPAYVLRSLTEFSAILDGGP
- the mvaD gene encoding phosphomevalonate decarboxylase MvaD codes for the protein MKATAKAHPIQGLVKYHGMRDTERRMPYHDSISVCTAPSHTKTTVEFLPGADEDVYVIGGEEVEGRGAERIQAVVDRVRELADFDHRVRLESENSFPSNIGFGSSASGFAAAAMALGEAAGLDMTRPEVSTIARRGSASAARAVTGAVSHLYSGMNDTDCRSERIETDLEDDLRIVAAHVPAYKETEQAHAEAADSHMFQARMAHIHAQIDDMRDALYDADFDAAFELAEHDSLSLAATTMTGPAGWVYWQPRTIAVFNAVRRLRNEEDVPVYFSTDTGASVYVNTTEEYVDRVEEAVADCGVETDVWGVGGPAEVLDESEALF
- a CDS encoding SRPBCC family protein, yielding MRGESSRTRTRVERTPEGRRLVVSRRISAPAAAAWDVLVSVADWPDWGPSVSAVRGIDGRIEAGSRGEVRVAGVWVPFSIETCDDESRRWTWRVVGIPATGHRVESVGTDRCEAAFEVPILAGPYAAVCALALRRIERLAKRRARG
- a CDS encoding non-histone chromosomal MC1 family protein — translated: MVREDGKRNFVLVEDGEETSVFSGTYPRQAALKAARRLHPAPGPDDIDGKATLRLRERGTDRVHIYEGWAWTEEKDDDAPEWMDDYVTRANVSKQGIEHLEA
- a CDS encoding histidine kinase N-terminal 7TM domain-containing protein; protein product: MNWQHTAYAYPMVFAAVVAGVLSAYAVQFVRRRGRNPTVVSFAVLTAAVTLWTATTAVKLFLVDPGAKLLAYKFLHVGAMAAAPTFFVFALAYTDRRELLDRHVVASLYVVPAMFLVVLFTNPLELGYTGWKLSTVDGVTVLSVADGPVSVFGLVYGFVLLFLGLGIIGQYALELDRPYRTQATLLIVGMLVPSVVAALELTGTPPLAGGVNLIPASLAVPSVTFGIAVYRYKLLDILPLAYATAGAHSADGLVVLDADEVVVHVNDHVRPLLGTGDPLLGRPASEAIPNYGDLDGEHSSCDVLVEDERYVELTRIPLDQAGDPLGWVISVRDVTPRKHYELALESRNDELEVLNRIVRHDIRNDMQLVTAYIDIVLNHEPLSDEARSQLETALRRALNTVDLTDVLGQLMRATNDDERRRALDVGDVLREAVEDVREGHPNAAFTVGDLPSATVFANDLLDSVFVNVLKNAVVHSDRDRPAIVVSGTADDEGVTVRIADDGPGISDEQKSVVFGKGAKGLESPGTGTGLYLVETIVSNFGGTVHIEDNEPRGSVFVIDLPLATVEAAD
- a CDS encoding acyl-CoA dehydrogenase family protein, with product MDYSLSDEQRAIREEVRRFAENEVAPVAGEYDEAEKYPAEVVRKASEMGLTGAHFPVEYGGVGYSSLENALVTEELFAVDPGIGLCITSAGFGAEAIISFGTDDQKERFLPPITEGESVMGAAISEPQAGSDVTSVRTRAEKDGDEWVINGTKMWITNGSVGDYFVVMCRTDPDADDRYAGFSQIIVEADRDGFSADKITGKMGIRASDTAELVFDDVRVPEENLVGTEGMGFLQLMQFFDETRTAVAAQAVGIAKGACERALDYAKEREQFGRSIGDFQAIQHKLAEMHTATEAARQLTYKSAWSVDNDEDQLTALASMAKEFASNVATDVADEAVQIHGGAGFVNDHDVERLYRDAKITQIYEGTTEIQKNIIARELLGKGF
- a CDS encoding NAD(P)/FAD-dependent oxidoreductase codes for the protein MRVLVLGAGYAGLTLARDLERRLPADADLTVVNDSAHHLVQHEVHRAIRRPAVADAIQVPLDEALDRAEVVVDRVTAVDRDARTVELAEGDALDYDYCAVCLGAETAYYGIPGLEAHSVPLKRVADAETIRKRFFDDCDEGGTVVVGGAGLSGVQVAGELAALRDEEDAHADIVLVEQLDAVAPSFAESFQRAVRDELLDRGVEIRTETAVESVTDATVATDTGDIDYDLLVWTGGIAGDDAMGGERPSVRADLRLDRRTFVVGDAARAVDADGEPVPASASAALREAKTVAGNVAAQVKFELDGDGNDFAPRPDPYRFEVPGWIVSVGDGAVAQVGPSIFRGKAAKAMKATVGAGHLTSVGAISRAVDLVDEELHA
- a CDS encoding phosphotransferase family protein; protein product: MDPVGTVLAREFPERRVTATARVPNGNHKRTAVATFADGGEVVVQTATDAAALALESDLSRAVRERTTIPVPRVLASGAVDGFGYVVVARAAGDELHERFVSLDSATQRRVARSFGVGLGQLHEAFSFGGYGRLGRSAPGRPRADGGDASDSLTDRGFDAASADDSDWETWFSAYAREGITALPAAFDGIREQLADAVAAASLPANPPASLYPWDFRPGNALVADGRVTAVLDWGQPMAAAPGLAVAKVEHLVADWYVEDGAPLRRAFRAGYESVRPLPSVPRAYRVAAVVHSAVDSAGEVTRPGYPERTGAAALDFHLNRLDALL